A genomic stretch from Juglans microcarpa x Juglans regia isolate MS1-56 chromosome 3S, Jm3101_v1.0, whole genome shotgun sequence includes:
- the LOC121257897 gene encoding CTL-like protein DDB_G0274487, which produces MGSPEESNKPIFLSSSSSSSSPTHPLLSKPPLPSSPPDPDPDPEPDPNQFLHISYNYGPRPFKDLPFLFLLLLFVLLTFSFGIFSIFHRNTYYSDLSSFSYDSNSTSCAESSLSELSPASWVRFYSFSSSNILYSLIWTLVITFILSIPICFLLLFLLKNYTKQIVYASLPFFIVLPIFFNVYWFVACTVSSSCSDVFPLVYRILVLVFVFLVIGVIVWIFVVNWHRIELTVSIIGVASDALLRNLGLFGVLPCLTLGLVVYYAPIVVFLVFARQNGKVVPRETDGEYTCVWKQDGWVPAYYALAILTMMWSAAAMVEAQAYVISGTIAQWYFSKEDGTPRRSIRSSLRNAFGPSAGTICLSGLLICVVRMVRAAVDTARRENAPGIVNLILRCCVNAFLAVIDFLNKFTMNFAAITGEAYCTSARMTYELLKRNLLSAVFVETISTRLLAGIVFVLSAVYAIVACAILKAVSNLGVDSYVVAALAWVLLIVVLGFFIHVLDNVIDSVYVCYAIDRDRGEVCKQEVHEVYFHLPISRNHRPSVASTTLVV; this is translated from the exons ATGGGTAGCCCAGAGGAATCCAACAAACCCatattcctctcctcctcctcctcctcctcctcccccacCCATCCCCTCCTCTCCAAGCCTCCCTTGCCTTCTTCTCCTCCCGATCCCGATCCCGATCCCGAACCGGACCCGAACCAGTTCCTCCATATCTCCTACAACTACGGTCCCAGGCCCTTCAAGGACCTCCCCTTCCTCTTTCTGTTGCTCCTCTTCGTACTCTTAACCTTTTCCTTCGGCATCTTCTCCATCTTCCACCGCAATACCTACTACTCCgacctctcttccttctcttacGACTCCAATTCCACCTCTTGTGCCGAAAGCTCACTCTCTGAGCTCTCGCCCGCCAGCTGGGTTCGCTTCTATTCCTTTTCTTCGTCGAATATTTTGTACAGTTTGATATGGACCCTCGTGATTACCTTCATTTTGAGCATACCCATTTGcttccttttgcttttcttACTCAAGAATTACACCAAACAAATCGTCTACGCGTCCCTTCCCTTCTTCATTGTCCTTCCCATCTTCTTCAATGTCTACTGGTTCGTCGCCTGCACCGTTAGCTCCTCTTGCAGCGACGTCTTCCCTTTGGTCTATCGGATTCTAGTCCTTGTCTTCGTGTTCCTGGTCATCGGCGTGATTGTCTGGATCTTCGTGGTCAACTGGCACCGAATCGAGCTTACCGTCAGCATAATTGGGGTAGCCTCGGACGCGTTGTTGAGGAATTTGGGCTTGTTCGGAGTGCTTCCCTGTTTGACACTCGGCTTAGTGGTCTACTACGCGCCGATCGTGGTGTTCTTAGTGTTTGCGAGGCAGAACGGGAAGGTTGTGCCCAGGGAAACCGACGGGGAGTATACATGCGTGTGGAAGCAAGATGGCTGGGTACCCGCGTACTATGCGCTGGCGATACTTACGATGATGTGGTCTGCGGCGGCAATGGTGGAAGCTCAGGCTTATGTGATCAGTGGGACAATTGCGCAGTGGTATTTCTCCAAGGAGGATGGGACTCCTCGGCGTAGTATAAGAAGTTCTTTGAG AAATGCGTTCGGCCCCTCCGCCGGCACAATATGTTTGTCTGGTCTACTTATTTGTGTCGTGCGTATGGTGCGTGCTGCTGTTGATACTGCAAGACGAGAGAATGCTCCAGGGATAGTGAACCTTATACTACGTTGCTGTGTCAATGCTTTTCTGGCTGTCATTGATTTTCTTAACAAGTTTACCATGAACTTTGCGGCAATAACTGGTGAAGCTTACTGCACATCTGCAAGAATGACATATGAGCTTCTGAAACGTAATCTTCTCTCAGCTGTATTTGTGGAGACCATCTCCACACGACTATTGGCTGGAATTGTTTTTGTTCTCTCTGCTGTTTATGCAATTGTG GCCTGTGCTATACTAAAGGCTGTGAGCAATCTTGGAGTTGATTCATATGTTGTGGCTGCTCTGGCATGGGTGCTGCTGATTGTGGTGCTGGGTTTTTTCATTCATGTGCTGGACAACGTGATAGATTCGGTGTATGTTTGTTATGCCATAGACAGAGACAGAGGAGAGGTTTGTAAACAGGAGGTTCATGAGGTTTATTTTCACCTGCCCATTAGTAGAAACCATAGACCATCTGTTGCCTCCACAACTCTGGTTGTGTAA
- the LOC121258560 gene encoding actin-depolymerizing factor 5-like codes for MAMAFKMATTGMWVAEECKNSFMEMKWKKVYRYIVFKIDEGSRLVTVDKVGGPGEGYDELTASLPEDDCRYAVFDFDFVTVDNCRKSKIFFIAWSPTASRIRAKILYATSKAGLRRVLEGIHYELQATDPTEMGIDVIKDRAK; via the exons ATGGCAATGGCATTCAAGATG GCCACGACTGGAATGTGGGTGGCTGAGGAGTGCAAGAACTCTTTCATGGAGATGAAATGGAAGAAGGTGTATAGGTACATAGTGTTCAAGATCGATGAGGGATCGAGGCTGGTCACCGTCGATAAGGTCGGTGGGCCAGGCGAAGGCTACGATGAGCTCACCGCATCATTGCCGGAGGATGATTGTCGATACGCAGTGTTTGATTTCGACTTTGTCACCGTTGATAATTGCCGGAAGAGCAAGATCTTCTTCATAGCATG gtccCCAACAGCATCAAGAATAAGGGCAAAAATTCTGTATGCAACATCCAAAGCTGGGTTGAGGAGAGTGCTGGAAGGCATCCACTATGAACTGCAAGCAACCGACCCAACCGAGATGGGGATAGATGTCATCAAGGACAGGGCCAAATAG
- the LOC121258557 gene encoding amino acid permease 3-like has product MLPRSRTLPSRIHHGAVEERHDIRHYLQVEVQPKAPGETEAINPQSNYSKCFDDDGRLKRTGTFWTATAHIITAVIGSGVLSLAWAIGQLGWVAGPVIMILFALVNVYTSALLAQCYRSGDPVTGQRNYTYMEAVKANLGGKKVMLCGLIQYINLFGIAIGYTIAASVSMMAIKRSNCFHKSGGKDPCHMSSNGYMITFGIIEVIFSQIPDFDQVWWLSIVAAIMSFTYSSVGLGLGVAKVAENGTFKGSLLGISIGTVTRAGTVTETQKMWRSMQALGAIAFAYSFSIILIEIQDTIRTPPAEHKTMKKATLFSVAVTTVFYLLCGAMGYAAFGDEAPGNLLTGFGFYNPYWLLDIANVAIVVHLVGAYQVFCQPLFAFIEKWSAKKWSKSDFVTAEYDIPIPFIGLYQLNFFRLIWRTIFVITTTVISMLMPFFNDVVGILGAFGFWPLTVFFPIEMYISQKKIARWSNRWIGLQIMSMTCLAISVAAAVGSFAGVALDLKTYKPFRTSY; this is encoded by the exons ATGTTGCCAAGGAGTCGTACACTTCCATCCAGAATCCACCATGGCGCC GTGGAAGAGAGGCATGACATCAGGCATTACTTGCAAGTGGAAGTCCAACCTAAAGCCCCGGGTGAGACTGAAGCCATAAACCCTCAGTCCAACTATTCCAAGTGCTTCGACGATGATGGCCGCTTGAAGAGAACAG GGACTTTTTGGACTGCAACTGCTCACATCATTACCGCGGTTATCGGGTCCGGAGTCCTGTCATTAGCATGGGCCATAGGGCAGCTTGGTTGGGTTGCAGGCCCTGTCATCATGATCCTCTTTGCCCTTGTCAACGTCTATACATCGGCCCTCCTAGCACAGTGCTACAGGTCCGGCGATCCAGTTACCGGACAGAGAAATTACACCTATATGGAAGCTGTCAAGGCTAACTTGG GAGGAAAAAAGGTCATGTTATGTGGGTTGATTCAGTACATTAATCTGTTTGGAATTGCCATAGGGTATACAATTGCAGCATCAGTCAGCATGAT GGCAATAAAGAGGTCGAACTGTTTCCATAAGAGTGGTGGGAAAGATCCGTGTCACATGTCAAGCAATGGATACATGATAACATTTGGAATCATAGAGGTGATATTCTCTCAGATTCCGGACTTTGATCAAGTTTGGTGGCTCTCTATAGTCGCAGCAATCATGTCATTCACATACTCCAGTGTTGGTCTTGGTCTTGGCGTAGCCAAAGTTGCAG AAAATGGGACATTCAAAGGAAGCCTATTGGGTATTAGTATAGGGACGGTAACACGTGCTGGAACAGTCACTGAAACGCAGAAGATGTGGAGGAGTATGCAAGCTCTTGGAGCTATTGCCTTTGCATATTCCTTTTCCATCATCCTCATTGAAATCCAG GACACAATAAGAACTCCTCCAGCAGAACACAAGACCATGAAGAAGGCTACTTTATTCAGCGTCGCTGTAACTACAGTGTTCTACTTACTCTGTGGAGCCATGGGATATGCAGCCTTTGGTGATGAAGCCCCCGGAAATCTTTTAACTGGCTTCGGATTCTACAACCCCTACTGGCTTctggacatagccaatgtagcCATTGTTGTCCATCTCGTTGGTGCATATCAG GTCTTTTGCCAGCCTTTGTTTGCATTTATAGAAAAATGGAGTGCGAAGAAGTGGTCCAAGAGTGATTTTGTAACAGCGGAATACGACATACCGATCCCCTTCATTGGTCTGTATCAGCTCAACTTCTTCCGCCTTATATGGAGGACAATCTTTGTTATTACGACAACCGTCATATCCATGCTCATGCCTTTCTTCAACGATGTTGTTGGAATACTTGGAGCCTTTGGATTCTGGCCATTGACagttttctttcccattgaGATGTACATTTCTCAAAAGAAGATTGCACGCTGGTCAAACAGGTGGATTGGGCTTCAGATAATGAGTATGACATGTCTAGCCATTTCTGTAGCCGCTGCAGTCGGCTCCTTCGCTGGAGTTGCTCTGGATCTCAAGACTTACAAGCCATTCAGAACTAGTTATTAA
- the LOC121258559 gene encoding myb-related protein 308-like codes for MGRSPCCEKAHTNKGAWTKEEDDRLIAYIRAHGEGCWRSLPKAAGLLRCGKSCRLRWINYLRPDLKRGNFTEEEDELIIKLHNLLGNKWSLIAGRLPGRTDNEIKNYWNTHIRRKLLNRGIDPATHRPINEATQDETTISFAASAVKEEEKSGVGEKDIKRSVVLQERCPDLNLELTICPPYQNQNEPLEKTGVVSLCFACSSGLQNGKDCSCRISTIGSSTSGSSTAPGYDFLGMKSAVLDYRSLETK; via the exons ATGGGAAGGTCTCCTTGCTGCGAGAAAGCTCACACAAACAAAGGAGCATGGaccaaagaagaagatgatcgtCTTATCGCATATATCCGAGCTCACGGCGAGGGGTGCTGGCGCTCACTCCCTAAAGCCGCTGGCCTTCTCCGATGTGGCAAAAGTTGCCGGCTCCGCTGGATTAACTATCTCCGTCCCGACCTCAAACGTGGCAACTTCactgaagaagaagacgagCTCATCATCAAACTCCATAACCTTCTTGGTAACAA GTGGTCCCTGATAGCAGGGAGATTACCAGGGAGAACAGATAATGAGATAAAGAACTACTGGAACACCCATATAAGAAGAAAACTTCTGAACAGAGGAATTGACCCTGCAACTCACAGGCCAATCAACGAGGCTACTCAGGATGAAACCACCATATCTTTTGCTGCCTCTGCagtcaaagaagaagaaaaaagtgggGTTGGGGAGAAGGACATAAAAAGATCAGTAGTACTTCAAGAACGGTGTCCGGACTTGAACCTTGAGCTTACGATTTGCCCTCCTTACCAAAACCAGAATGAGCCATTGGAGAAGACTGGTGTAGTGAGTCTATGTTTTGCTTGCAGCTCGGGATTGCAGAATGGTAAGGATTGCAGTTGCAGGATTTCTACTATTGGTAGCAGTACCAGTGGTAGCAGTACTGCTCCTGGTTATGATTTCTTGGGGATGAAAAGCGCAGTGTTGGACTACAGAAGCTTGGAAACGAAATGA